Genomic window (Manduca sexta isolate Smith_Timp_Sample1 chromosome 26, JHU_Msex_v1.0, whole genome shotgun sequence):
TGATCAGTACCAATGTTAAACATATACAAACTTAAACTATAATTTCTGATTTTGAGTGTAGAGCGTATACTTACGAAGTGTGACGTCATGGTCCACTCGCCTCACAATAACTGGCACTGAAGGGTACAGTCTCAAAGTTTCTTTAACCACGGCGTCCAGGTATTTGAGTCGAGGCAAGTCTTCAGCTACTATAGGTCGGTCTGAATCCCCAAACACTTCTTGTAACCTGTTGAAGCATATGTCATAATGTggaaattatacttaataacatttaaatcatCTCATTACTTATTTGTATGTTGCGTTTTTTTGCTTGTATTTGGGTAgttgacttaaaaaaatatattttggtttttgatTCAAGTTTATAAGAGTAGAAGCGCCTTTATCTTGGAAAGACTGTGTTATAAGTTCGACTGCTTCACgaagaatttattttcaagTTCCAACCCCTAATTTGGTTCAGGGAGCTTCTTGGTATATTAAACACAAATtcaactaatttatattttgtcatacATGAAATTTCGGAAAATACACCCGAATCCAAAACTTTACTAATTGAAATATCGTTACGCTTACACTGAGTAATGAATAAgggagtaataaaaaatctgttatcTTTATCAAATATGATATCTGCAATAATGATCAAATACGTACTCTTTATACACTTTGTCTTGAACATCAGGATGTTTAGAAAGCATGACGGTTGCAAAAGCAGCTCCTGCAGCTGAGGTGTCTGTACCAGCCAGCACCATGACCAGGGTCTCTTCCTGCAACTCAACATCATTGAACCCCTTCTCACCACCAGAAGAGTCTATTAAAAGCTCCAGGAACGTTTTGACAGCATCTACTTCTGCAAATAGATAAATAGAATCTGAAGAAACAATTTTACATCGACAGGTCTCTCCAGTCATCGCAATCTCTATTACTACCGCCAAGcagattatgagacttaacatcttacattgtttttatatgagCACGGGAAAatgccccactgcacctgatggtaagtggagtggggtccaatagaatgttgaatgacgggagatgattaccccttggctgacgacacaattatgccggactgttggaaccggatatacacagactgatcccggaacgcgaaataGTTGCGTGACCCTctatggcggtttttaacaccctgtgcacgatggtcgctatctggtcagatataaaatataacctactaCCAagtgcagtactttgtaattcaaagatttGTATGCTCTTGCTACTATGGGCCGTCGTGACGCTTATCATGAGGTGAGCGGCATGCTCGACTTAGTAGTCCATTGCGATAACAATAGCAACTTTACGCAGATGAGcattggtaatatttttatgctgaCCTTCGGTAGTCAATAATCATTACCAGGtattttttcttgtaatttAGAATAGTGATACAAatctataacattattttattgagtaAATATTCGGATATTTTAGATACCcacatccatattttttttacattgtacaATATTGAATCAAAGTTATGCTTATAAGAATATACATACTTTGATCCGGCTCAGCTTTCTGTTTCTCTTCTTCAAGCGACTTGCGTTTTGATTTGATTACCTGGAAAAGGAACGTCTTTGTAATCAACAATCTAACTTTCATCAGACTGCTACTAGCATTCATAgtgtattaaattattctttacagACAccctttaaatattatactaaaacattaattaatagttaGATACGTTTTCGGAGATATCTCCGCCAATCAAATATTGGTTGAGATCAATAATAATGCTTTCCAAATTAACACGTGTACTGTGTACATAATAATGATCTTGTTTTCCATTTAAAGTAGAAgactattaaaaatgtaaatcgaCGTCGCcatgtaatgtttaatttttaattacaaataccttcaaaatatttttcacaaccGCAGTCGTAGAGGAAGAGAAAGTACagttgatataataatattggaatTTACATTCTAAACTGTTCGACCCTACATCTACCTCCTTACCTGATCAATGAAATTGCATAACATAGCCTTATAGTTCATATATTGTGTGTAGGCGGGCATCAATCTATACATCGATTCATTTTGAAGCCATGGCTTGCAGATACGAGCTGAATCCATTTTGCATATCTCTTCGAATGCCTTCAAAAAGGGGAGGGCGGACTGCTTCTGTGCATTTACTTGAACGCCTAATGTTGTTTCTGCAAACAATAGTGAAGTAATAGTTTTGTTagaaatttatgaaattattatgattcttatctatctatatctgtctatatcttctatacttataataaatctgtagagaggtcaattctgtacatgaaatatatttccaaaataactatcagggggtgattagggatcgacactgatgccaaaaatgcaattagtaaattttttgtctgtctgtctgtctgtctgtataaccgttatagaaacaaaaactactcgacggattttaacgaaacttagtACAATTATTTGGCATACTCCTGtggtggttatagtatacttttcatcgcgctacaattaataggagcagagcagtgaagggaaatgttgggaaaacgggagaagttactccattttttaagtttccgccgcgtgtgcaaccttaatggttaaagctacacagaaatcatgtatgacggaaatgttcgccttaaaattatataaaaaatatcccacgacagcatatgtctatcttttatggttgactcacaataacacgtgtaactcccgatagcttagcagttcgaagctttctcattatatttgtctactcttacgtttataacactctcagtcagccccggatctagggaggggggcaagccaggccccgtgccccgggcggcgaatttagagggcgggaaattcaaacttggcagacgaatacacatctcatcattaacgcaactttgactactgcgacatctatactctatctatactattatatactattatataaagctgaagagtttgtttgtttgtttgtttgtttgtttgtttgaacgcgctaatctcaggaactaccagtccaaattgaaaaattctttttgcgttggatagccctttgttcgtggagtgctataggctatatatcatcacgctatacccaataggagcggggcagtaatggctaatctcaggaactaccggtccaaactgaaaaattatttttgtgttggatagccctttgttcgtggagtgttataggctatatatcatcacgctatgaccaataggagcggagcagtaatgactaatctcaggaactaccggttcgaactgaaaaattctttttgtgttggatagctctttattagtgtagcgctataggctatatatcatcacgctatgaccaataggagcggagcagtaatgactaatctcaggaactaccggttcgaactgaaaaattctttttgtgttggatagctctttattagtgtagtgctataggctatatatcatcacgctatgaccaataggagcggagcagtaatggctaatctcaggaactaccggttcaaactgaaaaattatttttgtgttggatagttctttgttcgtggagtactatggggtatatatcatcacgctatgaccaataggagcggagcagtaatggctaatctcaggaactatcagatcgaactgaaaaaaatatttttgtgttgggtagcactttgttcctggagtgctataggctatatatcatcacgctatgactaatcggagcggagcagtaatgaaacatgttgcaaaaacggggaaaaattattagttttgagagcttccgttgcgtgcgctgcgtaaacgattaaagttatgcaacaatgatatatgacgggattattcctcttaaaaagttctaaaaaatatattataaaacaaaagtcccccgctgcatctgtctgcctgaacgtgttaaactcaaaaactacccaacgtattaagatgaaatttggtatggagacagtttgagaggctcccgggaaactactacttttataacggaaaactttagcctgaaaaactttataacgcgggcggagccgcgggcaaaagctagaccagtatataacacacataaattatttcccgcggagcgcgaaataatgatgatgatgacaaaagtaaaaatataggtggttaggggcggcattatccagattttgccccgccttcaaaaaattcaagatccggggctgctctcagtcatccccaattaaaaaagttaacattattaaatattccataaaaaagaatcatagaactcggtatagaaacaccaaaattatacatgaagtacgctaataataagccatcgcgcgtgaatactgaatcatgctgtatgcttccttcgatttcaccaggaccCCATCATCacaccctgaccggacaatcggaccatctgcataccaccatacattaaaaaaacatcccgacaaattgagcacctcctccatttttgaagtccgaaatccacgcgggcgaagctgcgggcggaagctagtgatTAAATAAttggacaagtgcgagttggacttgGCCACCAAGGGTTCCGTTTAAAATTGTAGGGGAAGTATATAAGTTCATTTGTCgtcatttagttatttttattgtaatttgtctAAGACAGGGGGCCACGTGCACCCCCTTGCACCCCCTTCCCGGCGCCTATGCCACCATACAGGCTTAAAATCCATCAATCCAATAAAACTAGGTATAGTTGGCTCCAAAAATAACCGACTAAACTGCAAATCTATACAGGGCAATGGTTTTTTTAACCAAAAGTAATTACCTAAGCCTATTGCAGTTAACTTTAGCATCAACTTACCACAAACAGAGTCCATAGAATACGAGGTTATGTACTTCCATATGGGAAAAGTGCCAGTCCCAGCGGCCTTCTTTAGATTGTCGACCATCACAGTACTCTgcttggaaaatattttcacaaagttCATCAGATTCTTAGGACTGAATGTCGGGGCTAGGAATTTGCGCCGAGGACGCCAGATATGcactgtaataatta
Coding sequences:
- the LOC115449044 gene encoding cytochrome P450 4C1 isoform X1, which gives rise to MLCEILIIFSVLWLAVHRWHRRRMFALWKQLKNQYTMLPFIGHAYMFFGSDEHRMKMFQRLGLESIEKGGIMGLWQGSRFYIMIADPVNAEFVLKTCLEKDDVMKCSRLLTGNGSVFAPVHIWRPRRKFLAPTFSPKNLMNFVKIFSKQSTVMVDNLKKAAGTGTFPIWKYITSYSMDSVCETTLGVQVNAQKQSALPFLKAFEEICKMDSARICKPWLQNESMYRLMPAYTQYMNYKAMLCNFIDQVIKSKRKSLEEEKQKAEPDQKVDAVKTFLELLIDSSGGEKGFNDVELQEETLVMVLAGTDTSAAGAAFATVMLSKHPDVQDKVYKELQEVFGDSDRPIVAEDLPRLKYLDAVVKETLRLYPSVPVIVRRVDHDVTLPSGLTLVKDCGIVINIWAVHRNPNFWGDDAQVFRPDRFIDTRQKHPAAYMAFSHGPRACLGYQYAMMSIKTALAALLRKYRILPASTGDRMAHGDKNKPIRVRFDIMMKAMDNFAIQLQPRFKI
- the LOC115449044 gene encoding cytochrome P450 4C1 isoform X2, which translates into the protein MLCEILIIFSVLWLAVHRWHRRRMFALWKQLKNQYTMLPFIGHAYMFFGSDEHRMKMFQRLGLESIEKGGIMGLWQGSRFYIMIADPVNAEFVLKTCLEKDDVMKCSRLLTGNGSVFAPVHIWRPRRKFLAPTFSPKNLMNFVKIFSKQSTVMVDNLKKAAGTGTFPIWKYITSYSMDSVCETTLGVQVNAQKQSALPFLKAFEEICKMDSARICKPWLQNESMYRLMPAYTQYMNYKAMLCNFIDQVIKSKRKSLEEEKQKAEPDQKVDAVKTFLELLIDSSGGEKGFNDVELQEETLVMVLAGTDTSAAGAAFATVMLSKHPDVQDKVYKELQEVFGDSDRPIVAEDLPRLKYLDAVVKETLRLYPSVPVIVRRVDHDVTLRYQYAMMSIKTALAALLRKYRILPASTGDRMAHGDKNKPIRVRFDIMMKAMDNFAIQLQPRFKI